The following are encoded in a window of Prochlorococcus marinus str. MIT 1013 genomic DNA:
- a CDS encoding DUF1651 domain-containing protein, producing the protein MTNVENLDSPIGWLIDPHNKWVIHFDIKKESTNHAKTDFNIDTWGVVPNGKPMVFKSRRKVTKKDSLKIWTQLISTNWVEFDIEKFKAA; encoded by the coding sequence ATGACAAACGTAGAAAACTTAGATAGCCCTATTGGTTGGCTTATTGATCCTCATAATAAATGGGTTATTCATTTTGACATTAAAAAGGAATCTACTAACCATGCTAAGACAGATTTTAATATTGATACGTGGGGAGTCGTTCCAAACGGTAAACCTATGGTCTTTAAAAGTAGAAGAAAGGTCACAAAAAAAGATTCACTTAAGATCTGGACTCAATTGATTTCAACCAATTGGGTTGAATTTGATATTGAAAAGTTTAAGGCTGCGTGA
- a CDS encoding NAD(P)/FAD-dependent oxidoreductase — MISDLVIIGGGASGFMGAITAVGSGLRSVVILESTSKVLEKVRISGGGRCNLTNSCCEISNLVNNYPRGEKQLISLFNRFSTTEAFDWFQKKGVNLKIEKDGRVFPCSDSSDEVIKCLTSVAKKSGVKVFTNSHVKHVSLTKEGFDVLVKGNIHLEAKNILICTGGHPSGRRLAKSLGHSIIQPVPSLFSFTTYENSLKSCSGITLDVQIKLTVDKKKYSETGSILITHRGFSGPAILRLSAFSARNLHANKYIGELIINWLCMSEKEVRSEIDLYKLENGKKFLLNNKPFNQLPRSLWNALLKSEKIDSKLKWADLSKKDKESLVKCLIMKSYSIKNRGPFGEEFVSAGGISLKEINFKTMESKICKGLFFAGEVIDIDGITGGFNFQHCWTSGWVAGNAVVLKNNNSN; from the coding sequence ATGATTTCAGATCTAGTCATTATTGGTGGAGGTGCTTCAGGTTTTATGGGAGCAATCACAGCCGTTGGAAGTGGACTTAGATCTGTTGTGATACTTGAAAGCACATCTAAAGTATTAGAAAAAGTTAGAATTAGTGGTGGTGGTAGATGTAATTTAACCAACTCTTGTTGTGAAATCTCTAATTTAGTAAATAATTATCCTAGAGGCGAAAAGCAACTAATAAGCTTGTTTAATAGATTTTCTACTACCGAAGCTTTTGATTGGTTTCAAAAGAAAGGTGTTAATCTTAAAATAGAGAAAGATGGACGAGTCTTTCCTTGTTCAGATTCTTCTGATGAAGTAATAAAATGTTTGACATCTGTTGCGAAAAAATCTGGTGTAAAGGTATTCACTAATTCTCATGTAAAGCATGTAAGTTTAACAAAAGAAGGTTTTGATGTTTTAGTTAAAGGGAATATTCACTTAGAAGCAAAAAATATTTTGATTTGTACTGGTGGCCATCCAAGTGGAAGGCGATTAGCAAAAAGTCTTGGGCACTCAATCATTCAACCTGTACCATCTCTTTTTTCTTTTACGACTTATGAAAACTCTTTGAAATCATGCTCTGGTATAACTTTAGATGTGCAAATTAAACTTACTGTTGACAAGAAAAAATATTCTGAAACGGGATCTATTTTGATAACTCATAGAGGTTTTAGTGGCCCTGCTATATTACGTTTATCTGCTTTTAGTGCTAGAAATTTGCACGCTAATAAATACATTGGTGAATTGATAATAAATTGGCTTTGCATGAGTGAGAAAGAAGTTCGCTCGGAAATTGATTTATATAAATTGGAGAATGGTAAGAAGTTTTTATTAAATAATAAACCTTTTAATCAGTTACCTCGAAGTTTATGGAATGCACTTCTCAAAAGTGAAAAAATTGATAGTAAATTAAAATGGGCTGATTTATCTAAAAAAGACAAGGAGTCTTTAGTAAAATGTTTAATAATGAAAAGTTATTCAATAAAAAATCGTGGTCCTTTTGGTGAAGAATTCGTATCCGCTGGTGGAATATCACTTAAGGAGATTAATTTTAAAACTATGGAAAGTAAGATTTGTAAGGGTTTATTTTTCGCAGGTGAGGTAATAGATATTGATGGTATTACGGGTGGTTTTAATTTTCAGCACTGCTGGACTAGTGGTTGGGTTGCAGGGAATGCAGTGGTTTTGAAAAATAATAACTCTAATTGA
- a CDS encoding DUF2811 domain-containing protein, whose translation MQSSTVEAIQSKKIDQQNSISINDQNESIVSFIEDVPVYLNDAMRKYLDEHPNWDQHRLMQAAISGYLLEKGVTSLEMRRFYTQSMLSKKTMRGNI comes from the coding sequence ATGCAAAGTTCAACGGTAGAAGCGATTCAATCAAAAAAAATAGATCAGCAAAACAGTATTTCTATTAATGATCAAAATGAGTCAATAGTTAGTTTCATAGAAGATGTACCTGTCTATCTAAATGACGCAATGAGAAAATATCTAGATGAGCATCCAAACTGGGATCAACATCGATTAATGCAAGCAGCGATCTCTGGTTACCTTTTGGAAAAAGGTGTTACATCACTAGAAATGAGACGTTTTTACACTCAAAGTATGTTGTCCAAAAAAACCATGAGAGGAAACATATGA
- a CDS encoding DUF1824 family protein: MSINVNDISKLKDLDKFRSAPKLSKEQSKLLLYELTNIINNSDWLTIGVMAPSLIKGIKAIRRIEKKFEYNKMKCCTTPSSDGPIFLKANQKTGEIHARIEYGLGEGILISCQNYDNSLTSKTIGPFPLDFFD; this comes from the coding sequence ATGTCAATAAACGTTAATGATATATCTAAATTGAAAGATCTTGATAAGTTTAGATCTGCTCCTAAACTAAGTAAAGAACAGTCAAAATTGCTTTTATATGAACTTACAAATATTATTAATAATTCAGATTGGTTGACTATAGGAGTTATGGCCCCTTCATTAATAAAAGGAATCAAAGCGATTAGAAGAATAGAAAAAAAGTTTGAATACAATAAGATGAAATGTTGTACAACCCCGAGCTCCGATGGTCCAATATTCTTAAAAGCGAATCAAAAAACTGGAGAAATACACGCTAGAATTGAATACGGTTTAGGTGAAGGGATATTAATCAGTTGTCAAAATTATGATAATTCATTGACTTCGAAAACTATTGGTCCTTTTCCATTAGATTTCTTTGATTAA
- a CDS encoding nucleoside 2-deoxyribosyltransferase: MSNKTLYLASPYGFSEHSRLKLLPEFITELESLGARVLEPFERNGNIDPSISGWASKVACSNLRDLRQSDGLFAIVNGAPPDEGVMIELGVAIALGKPTFLFRDDFRKCTDSDEYPLNLMIFLGIPSNSWNDYYYRSLNEIGSKKKAIYKWLCNSI; the protein is encoded by the coding sequence TTGTCAAATAAAACGCTTTATCTTGCTTCTCCATATGGCTTCTCTGAGCATTCTCGATTGAAACTTTTACCTGAATTTATTACTGAACTTGAGAGCTTAGGAGCGAGGGTTTTGGAACCGTTTGAACGGAATGGCAATATCGACCCATCTATTTCTGGCTGGGCTAGTAAAGTCGCTTGTTCAAACTTAAGAGACTTGAGACAATCGGATGGTTTATTTGCAATAGTTAATGGAGCCCCTCCTGATGAAGGCGTGATGATTGAACTTGGTGTGGCTATTGCTTTAGGTAAGCCTACTTTTTTATTTAGAGATGATTTTCGTAAATGCACTGATTCTGATGAATATCCCCTTAACCTAATGATTTTCTTGGGGATACCTTCTAATTCATGGAATGATTACTACTATCGATCTCTAAATGAGATTGGTAGCAAAAAGAAAGCTATTTATAAATGGTTATGTAATTCAATTTAA
- a CDS encoding DUF2811 domain-containing protein, with the protein MSLETEIPEILFTEMKDFIELSSDLDRKKFINSALTDFLFQNGCQVKHLRESYLKYLLNHSPKL; encoded by the coding sequence ATGAGCTTAGAGACAGAGATCCCTGAGATTCTTTTTACAGAGATGAAAGATTTTATTGAATTAAGTTCTGACCTTGATAGAAAAAAATTTATAAATTCTGCTTTAACAGATTTTTTATTTCAGAATGGATGTCAAGTTAAACATCTTAGAGAAAGCTATTTGAAATATCTTCTTAATCATTCTCCTAAACTTTAA